A stretch of Gossypium hirsutum isolate 1008001.06 chromosome A06, Gossypium_hirsutum_v2.1, whole genome shotgun sequence DNA encodes these proteins:
- the LOC107962609 gene encoding uncharacterized protein gives MILRSASTPLLNSLVPHSKEPSPDLEFPYQISRTRTLSFTVSCSSSISVGWSDDSTRRMTRAVSETDLRDLVVPKIKTIQKNGGILNGVCVEEEEVEKEEAGFEWWRASSLGVEEECGIGGGRGGGDGSDGSDNEWNGKDSTDTYYQKMIQANPGNSLLLSNYARFLKEVRGDLVRAEEYCGRAILANPNDGNLLSMYADLIWQTHKDGPRAQTYFDRAVKSAPDHCFVLASYARFLWDAEEEDDEEEKAGENFSNGSDQSFFHGAPPLAAAS, from the exons ATGATTTTGAGGAGTGCATCAACGCCGTTACTCAATTCATTGGTTCCACATTCTAAGGAGCCATCGCCGGACCTCGAGTTTCCGTACCAGATTTCTCGAACCCGAACCCTTTCGTTCACGGTTTCGTGTTCGAGCTCGATTTCGGTAGGATGGAGCGACGATTCGACTCGGAGGATGACGAGGGCGGTGTCGGAGACGGATCTCAGGGACCTAGTGGTTCcgaaaattaaaaccattcagAAAAATGGCGGCATCTTGAATGGGGTCTGTGTTGAGGAAGAAGAGGTGGAAAAGGAAGAAGCTGGGTTTGAATGGTGGAGAGCGTCGTCTCTTGGAGTTGAGGAAGAGTGTGGGATAGGCGGTGGTAGAGGAGGTGGTGATGGATCCGACGGCAGTGATAACGAATGGAACGGGAAAGACAGCACCGATACTTATTATCAGAAAATGATCCAAGCTAATCCTGGAAATTCGCTTCTCCTCAGCAATTACGCTAGATTCTTAAAAGAG GTTCGTGGGGATTTAGTGAGAGCCGAAGAATATTGTGGGAGAGCAATCTTGGCAAATCCAAATGATGGGAATCTTCTCTCCATGTACGCTGATTTAATCTGGCAAACTCATAAAGATGGTCCTAGAGCTCAAACTTACTTTGATCGAGCCGTTAAATCTGCCCCTGACCACTG TTTTGTACTAGCATCATATGCACGGTTTCTTTGGGATGCTGAGGAGGAAGACGATGAAGAGGAAAAGGCTGGCGAAAATTTTAGTAATGGATCAGATCAAAGCTTTTTCCATGGAGCTCCTCCTTTGGCTGCTGCTTCTTAA